The following are encoded in a window of Poecile atricapillus isolate bPoeAtr1 chromosome 3, bPoeAtr1.hap1, whole genome shotgun sequence genomic DNA:
- the GEN1 gene encoding flap endonuclease GEN homolog 1, producing the protein MGVTHLWQILEPVRQPVNLSSLRGKTLAVDLSLWVCEAQTVKKMVGVVTKPHLRNLFFRFSFFTSMGIKLVFVMEGEAPRLKADTMSKRNEMRYGPSKKSGAVRTGRSLFKAMLKECLELLECLGVPWVQAAGEAEAMCAYLNAKGLVDGCITNDGDVFLYGAQTVYRNFAMNAKDPHLDSYTMSSIKEKLGCDRESLIGLAVLLGCDYLPKGVPGVGKEQALKLIETLRGQNLLQRFEQWKEPFQYDDNPPLVVKRVTHCSECHHPGSYREHEHSGCKFCETVRCCKPNDSKHCCPCAWHQWEQAKQENAVEDSIRKKAKSCEGFPFSEVIQEFLVNKNKLINIKECQRPNLLSFQLFASEKMDWTKHYACKKLLALLTRYDMIQRKSGYIDSKQLQAIRIVKARVKNGIPCFEIEWQKPEHYVDPEDEPVELFVVTVEEESLFQAAYPDVVSLYQVEKSEFLQKKQKKKKDKPEEKELPNAYDEVTNLLSQINLKPKSRILPVQHSMSDIKAPLEDQTQQRSVGSKDVVLPSASCIATGHMSASAAALADSSVPSQCTKYSGISSSSSVPAGLQLSTTDGKGTSFSTSPTHGGDDGDPGAHLNTCIKHSHHLSHGTVRSSSECSDVTQSDLHSDSEDDLFYNDAMQQLQEWSLSERILKKAPISSQPLSEDVVQLESLNCFKQTKETLNPDRNHVSSSLQLNNLVQESKNVLSENCASESSIRIYQDAHKKTNILAEMVQKNPYISGSASLAFSGQTTETLHPGCEMLPASQKPAGATGCRIKEACTETTWKASFKKSVCQNRCSSSEDSDDGHMDKIQVYEQQKRQLNPGQFKKCFTKKSSSVVTSKRTNSDSALTIKGNRKATNLKKAVNSFSVPVSLKPSSVEEVNCSQSPEPIERLGSDPTQQDKSAVLTYAWADSPLPLSERLKGRIKIN; encoded by the exons ATGGGAGTGACTCATCTATGGCAAATTCTTGAGCCTGTGAGACAACCTGTCAACCTCAGTAGTCTCAGAGGGAAAACACTTGCTGTTGATTTAAGTTTGTGGGTTTGTGAAGCACAGACCGTTAAAAAAATGGTTGGAGTAGTTACCAAACCACATCTCAG AAACCTATTTTTTCGGTTCTCTTTCTTTACATCAATGGGAATTAAGCTAGTGTTTGTCATGGAAGGAGAGGCCCCCAGGTTGAAAGCAGACACCATGAGCAAGAGGAATGAGATGCGCTATGGGCCTTCGAAGAAATCTGGAGCTGTGAGAACAGGGAGATCTTTATTTAAAGCCATGTTAAAAGAG TGTCTTGAACTGCTGGAGTGTTTAGGTGTCCCTTGGGttcaagcagctggagaagcagAGGCAATGTGTGCCTACCTAAATGCAAAAGGACTTGTTGATGGCTGCATTACCAATGATGGAGATGTTTTCTTGTATGGAGCTCAAACAGTTTATAGGAACTTTGCTATGAACGCTAAG GACCCACATCTTGACAGTTACACAATGTCCTCTATTAAAGAGAAACTTGGTTGTGACAGAGAGTCTTTGATTGGGCTAGCAGTTCTTCTGGGCTGTGATTATCTTCCAAAG GGGGTTCCAGGAGTTGGGAAGGAACAAGCTTTAAAGTTAATTGAGACTCTGCGAGGTCAAAACTTATTGCAAAG GTTTGAGCAGTGGAAGGAACCATTTCAGTATGATGATAATCCACCTTTGGTTGTTAAAAGGGTAACTCACTGTTCAGAGTGCCATCATCCAG GATCTTACAGGGAACATGAGCACAGTGGATGTAAATTCTGTGAAACAGTCAGATGCTGCAAACCCAATGACTCCAAACACTGCTGCCCTTGTGCATGGCATCAGTGGGAGCAAGCGAAACAAGAAAATGCAGTGGAGGACAGTATCAGAAA AAAAGCCAAGAGTTGTGAGGGCTTTCCATTCTCTGAG GTTATCCAAGAGTTTCTTGTAAACAAGAATAAATTGATCAACATAAAGGAATGCCAAAGGCCAAATTTATTGTCCTTTCAG CTATTTGCTTCAGAGAAGATGGACTGGACCAAACATTACGCTTGTAAGAAGCTTTTAGCACTTTTGACGCGTTATGATATGATCCAGAGAAAATCTGGATACATTGACTCAAAACAGCTGCAGGCAATTCG GATTGTTAAGGCACGTGTTAAAAATGGAATTCCTTGTTTTGAAATTGAATGGCAAAAACCAG AACATTATGTTGATCCAGAAGATGAGCCTGTGGAGTTGTTTGTAGTCACAGTAGAAGAAGAGTCTTTGTTTCAGGCTGCTTATCCTGATGTTGTTTCCCTCTATCAAGTGGAAAAGTCAGAATTTcttcagaagaaacagaaaa aaaagaaagacaaaccagaagaaaaggaattacCAAATGCTTATGATGAAGTTACCAATCTTCTGtctcaaattaatttaaagccTAAATCCAGAATTCTTCCTGTGCAACACTCCATGTCAGATATAAAAGCTCCCCTAGAAGATCAAACACAGCAGAGAAGTGTTGGATCAAAAGATGTAGTATTACCTTCAGCTTCCTGCATAGCAACAGGTCACATGTCAgcatcagcagctgctcttgctGACTCATCCGTGCCTTCACAATGCACTAAGTATTCAGGGATATCATCCTCTTCCTCTGTACCAGCAGGTCTGCAACTGAGCACTACTGATGGGAAAGGAACCTCCTTCAGCACTTCACCAACCCATGGAGGTGATGATGGTGACCCAGGAGCTCACTTAAACACATGCATAAAACACTCACATCACCTAAGTCATGGAACAGTAAGAAGTAGCTCAGAATGTTCTGACGTTACACAGTCTGATCTGCATTCTGATAGTGAAGATGACTTGTTCTATAATGATGCTATGCAACAGCTTCAGGAGTGGTCTTTAAGTGAGCGAATACTTAAGAAGGCTCCCATTTCATCACAGCCTTTGTCTGAAGATGTAGTGCAACTGGAATCTTTGAattgttttaaacaaacaaaagaaacattGAATCCTGATAGAAATCATGTTTCTTCCTCACTTCAGTTAAATAACCTAGTGCAGGAAAGTAAAAATGTTCTGTCAGAAAACTGTGCAAGTGAATCCAGCATACGTATCTATCAAGATGcgcacaaaaaaaccaacatccTGGCTGAAATGGTGCAAAAAAACCCTTATATAAGTGGTTCAGCATCACTAGCCTTCAGTGGGCAAACAACAGAGACACTTCATCCTGGGTGTGAAATGCTTCCAGCATCTCAAAAGCCAGCAGGTGCAACTGGCTGTCGCATTAAAGAAGCTTGTACTGAAACTACTTGGAaagcttcttttaaaaagagTGTCTGTCAGAACAGATGCTCTTCTAGTGAAGACAGTGATGATGGGCACATGGATAAAATCCAGGTTTATGAGCAGCAGAAAAGGCAACTGAACCCTGGCcagtttaaaaaatgttttacaaaGAAAAGTAGTAGTGTTGTTACTAGCAAAAGGACAAACAGTGACTCAGCCCTTACAATTAAAGGGAACAGGAAAGCCACTAATTTAAAGAAAGCTGTTAATAGTTTCTCAGTGCCAGTATCTCTGAAACCATCCTCTGTAGAGGAAGTTAATTGTTCCCAAAGTCCAGAGCCAATTGAAAGATTGGGTTCTGATCCCACACAGCAAGACAAAAGTGCTGTTCTGACTTATGCGTGGGCAGACAGTCCCCTTCCCCTGTCTGAAAGACTGAAAGGAAGAATCAAAATCAATTAG